From Nocardia sp. NBC_00416:
GGCACCTTCAGCGCGTTCTACATCCTCGGATGCCTCGCGGCAGTCGCGGCGGTGCGGTTCCGCGGCCTGTTCACCACCATGGTGTTACCGCCGCTACTACTGTTCATCGCGGTGCCCATCGCCTACCGGCAACTCACCGGGACCAGTACCGCCTCGCTCAAGGACATCCTGCTGAATCTGGCGATCCCCTTGGTCCACCGGTTCCCGCCGATGATGCTGGCGACCGTGCTGGTGCTGATCGTGGCCGGTATCCGGATCGCGCAACACCGGTCGGAGAGCGCGTCGCGCGAGACCGCGGCCGCCCGCCGCGCCACGAGCTGGGGACGCGGTGAACGACGCGCGGCACGCGGCGAGTCGAAGAGCCGGGCGGAGAACCGGCGACGCCGGGAGACCGCCGAGCGGCCGGGCCGCGGACAGTCGAAGCGTCCCGTGGGCGGCGAGGGAAAACCGGCACGCGGGGGTAAGCCGTCGCGCGCCGAAACCCTGGCGGCCCGGTCGAAGTCCAAAGCGAAAGCCGGGCCGAAGCGGCCCGAGCACCCGGAACCCGATTACACCCACGAGTCGATCGAAGAACCCCCGCGCCGAGGTGGCCGGGGTCGGCCGCCCGCCGAACCGGGCGCACGCGGCGCCGCGCCCAGGACCCGTGAGATGCATCAGCATCGACCCGCCCGGCCGGCGGCGCCCGTTCCGGAAGAACCGGTGCGCGCGACGGCCCGCCGTACCGAACCTGCCCGGGCGCCACAGACCGCCCGCGTCCGCGATCGGGAACCGATCCCGGAACGACGGCGGCCCGAACGCCGCTGAGCGCGGATCAGTGCCGGGCAGCTCGCAGTTCACGTGGGAGTGCGAATACGAGCGTCTCGTTCGCGGTGGTCACCGGCTGCACCTCGCCGAATCCGTGTTCGGCCAGCATGTCCAGCACACCACGCACGAGGATCTCGGGGACGGACGCGCCGGAGGTGATCCCGACCGTCCGCACTCCCTCCAGCCAGGCCGGGTCGACCTCGCGCGCGTAATCCACCAGATACGACGCGCGCGCGCCGGCGCCGAGCGCGACCTCGACCAACCGCACCGAGTTGGACGAGTTGCGCGAACCCACGACGATCACCAGATCGCATTCCGGCGCCATCGCCTTCACCGCGACCTGCCGGTTCTGGGTGGCGTAGCAGATATCGTCGCTGGGCGGATCCTGCAGCGCGGGGAACTTCTGCCGCAGCCGCGACACGGTCTCCATGGTCTCGTCCACGCTGAGCGTGGTCTGCGACAGCCAGATCACCTTGGACTCGTCGCGGACGGTGACTCCGTCGACCGCGTCCGGGCCGTCCACCAGCTGGACGTGTTCGGGGGCCTCCCCCGCGGTGCCTTCGACCTCTTCGTGGCCTTCGTGGCCGATCAGCAGGATGTCGAAGTCGTCACGGGCGAAGCGTTTGGCCTCCTGGTGGACCTTGGTCACCAGTGGACAGGTCGCGTCGATGGTGCGCAGGTTCCGCTCGGCGGCGGTCGCGTGCACTGCCGGGGAGACGCCGTGGGCCGAGAACACCACGAGTTGTCCCTCGGGCACCTCGTCGGTGGTGTCGACGAATATCACGCCGCGTTCGCGCAACGTCTCCACCACATGGCGGTTGTGCACGATCTCCTTGCGCACATAAATAGGGGCGCCGTGTTTCTCCAGCGCCTTTTCCACGGTTTCCACCGCGCGGTCCACACCCGCGCAGTAACCGCGCGGTTCGGCGAGCAGCACTCGTTTCCCTTCGGGGACGGCGGTCGCGGCGCCGGCCGAGCGAGTGATTCCGACATTCAACGGTATGGCCGAGGACATGCCCCACAGAATACGTGCGTACTTGCGCGCCCGCTCCGGCCGTGCGCTCCCCCACACCCCCGGCCGCCCGGCCCGGCACCCTGTCGAACTCTCCGCGGCTTGCCGGACGCGCACACCCTCTTTTGCGGACCACACCATATCGGGCAGGCTATTACTATGTTTCGACCACCGTTCCTGGCCCGCGTCGCCGCCGGAGCCGCCGTCTACGTCCTCGAAGAGACGCGCCGGCTACCGTCGACCGCGGCGAAATTACCCGTCACCGCGGTGAGCCAATTGCTGCAGACGGGAATGCACGTCCAGCAGTTCGTCACCAGTCTCGCGATCAAGGGTGATTCGGTTTTCGACCGGATCATCAACCGTCCGGAGGAGCAGCCCGAATGGGCCAGTTTCGATGAGGACGACGATGAGTTGCCGGTCCGCGGCCCGGGCGCCGCGTCGGCCGGACGCAGCAGCGGTTTCGATCGATTCGAATCCGACCCCGCCGAGGTGGAGTTCGCGCTCCAGGAGACGCTGGCCGGGTTGCGCGCGATCCAGAACGGCAACACGGTGCCCGCGCACACCGTCGATACCGAGGCCACGACCGGCGACACAGTGACCGACGCCCGGGCCGGCGCCCCCGCGACCGATGGACCCGAGTCCGCCGCGGTAGCCGATCCGGAACCGGTCGCCGAACCCGAACCGGCGGCCGACCCCGAACCCGCGCTTCCCGAGGTCGGGTCACGCTACGACTACCCGACTATGACCCTCGCCCAGTTGCGTGGTCGCCTGCGCACGCTCACCGTCGCCGATCTGGTCGCCCTGCTCGACTACGAGCAGCGCACCCGGGACCGCGCGGCGTTCGTGACCATGCTGACCAACCGGATCGCCACCGTGCGCGCGCAGTGACCGGCGCCGATCCCGCCCCCGCGGCCGGCCGGACCGATTCCGGCCGGCCGCGGCAAGCGCCCGCTGCCGCCAACTCCGCCGAGCAGCCGTGGCCGGTGCGCTCGGTGTCGATGAAGGTCACCCAGTGGATCGACCGGCTCGGCAGCATCTGGGTCGAGGGGCAGTTGACCCAGATCAACCTGCGCCCCGGCACCCGCACTGCGTTCCTGGTGCTGCGCGACCCTTCCGCCGATATGTCGCTGTCGGTGACCTGCGATCCCGCACTGCTGCGGAACGCGGCCGTACCGCTGCAGGAGGGCAGCCGGGTGGTGGTGTTCGGCAAACTCTCGTTCTTCCCCGGACGCGGCACGCTGTCGCTGCGGATCTCCGAGATCCGCCCGGTCGGCGTCGGCGAACTGCTGGCCCGGATCGAACGGCTCAAAGCCCTGCTGGACGCCGAGGGACTGTTCGATCCGCGTATCAAACGTCGGGTCCCGTTCCTGCCCGCGACGATCGGGCTGATCACCGGCCGCGGCAGCGCCGCCGAACACGATGTGCTGAGCGTGGCCCGGGCGCGCTGGCCCGCGGTGCGATTCGAGGTCCGCAACACCGCCGTCCAGGGTCCGTCCGCGGTACCGCAGATCCTCGACGCGCTGACCGAGCTCGATCGCGACCCGGTCGTCGAGGTGATCGTGCTCGCCCGCGGCGGCGGCAGTGTCGAGGATCTGCTGCCGTTCTCCGACGAGACGCTGTGCCGCGCGATCGTCGTCGCCACCACCCCGATCGTGAGCGCCATCGGCCACGAGCCCGATTCCCCGCTGTCCGACCTCGTCGCCGACCTGCGCGCCGCCACCCCGACCGACGCCGCGAAACGGATCGTTCCCGATGCCGCCGCGGAGACGGCCGCCGTCCGCGACCTGCGGTCCCGCTCGGCCGCGGCCTTGCGCGGCTGGGTCGAACGGGAGTCCGCCGCGCTGCGGCAGTTGCGATCCCGGCCCGTGCTCGCCGATCCGCTGCGTGATCTCGGACACCGCTACGACGAGGTCGAGCGCCTGCGGGCCGCGACCCGCCGCAGCGTCGAGAGCCTGGTCCGCACCGAGTCGGTCGCCGCCGGCCATCTCCGCCGGCAGCTGACCGCAGTCGGCCCGGCCGCGACCCTGGCCCGCGGCTACGCTGTCGTGCAGCGAGTGGCCGGTTCCGAACGCCATGTGGTGCGCGGAATCGAGGATGCGCCCGCGGGCAGTCAGCTGCGGATCCGGGTCGGTGACGGCGCGATCTCCGCCGCCGCCCTCGGCACCACGCCGCTCGGCGAACACGGGCCCCGGCGCACCGGGGAAACCGGCAGCGACGACCCCGAGAGGACCTGACCTTGTCCGATACCAGCGCCGAGGACCTGGCCGAGATCGCGGGCTTCGGCTACGAACGCGCCCGTGACGAGCTGGCCAATGTGGTGAAGATGCTGGAACAGGGCGGGATGGACCTCGACGACGCGCTGGCACTGTGGGAACGCGGCGAAGCGCTCGCCAACCGCTGCGAGGAGCACCTCGCCGGAGCGCGGCAGCGTATCGAGAAGGTTCTGTCCGAGTCGGAAGAGGCGGAATAACCGGTAGCTACCGGTGACCGGTCACGACGATTGCAGCGGCCGGGCGGCCACCACGGCGCCGGCGAGAGTTTCGAAGGCCTCGGTGTTGCCGGCCCCCCGGATCAGGACCCGGCTGTCGCCGAAATCGGCGACCCACGCCGGCTCCGAACCGGGTTCGGCGTAGACCACCCATTTCTGTCCGGCGACATCCCGGGTTCCGGTGGCGTACCGGCTGCCTACGATATGCCCGGCCAGCACGTCTTCGGTGGCGTCGCTCTGATCCAGCTCCATGTACGTGCCCGCGCCGGTGACATAACCGATGGTGCTCACGGTGCCGCCGCCGCGCTCGGTGATGGTGTCGCGGCTGCCGGAGTTCGCTGTCCAGTTTCGCGGCAACGCCGGTTCCCGGACCGGGAACGAGAGGTTCTGGGCATCGGATCGCAGTGCGGCCGGCGCGTCGAAACTCGGTATCGTGCCCTGGGTCGGCCCGCTCGCGGAGAAACTGCACTGACTGGTCAGTCCGGCGAACACCACGGCGATCAGCGCCAACGGGATCAGTGACCAGACCAGATCCCGGTAGTCGTTCATGATGCGTGGCTTTTGATTCGGCACGCTTCCAGTATCCATCGTGGTGAGCGTGGTTCCGCGCCGCCCCCGGTACTGCCGTACCAGGTGATCATCGGCGCGTATTCCGTCGATGAGACAATTGTCCGGTAGTTCCGACGCCAAGGAGGCACCCCGCTATGACGGCATCTTCGACCGCTCCGAGCCGCCGCGAGGCGCCCGACCGAAACCTCGCGCTCGAACTCGTCCGCGTCACCGAAGCCGGTGCCATGGCCGCGGGCCGCTGGGTGGGTAAGGGCGATAAAGAAGGCGGCGACGGGGCAGCCGTGGACGCCATGCGACAGCTGGTCAGTTCCGTGTCGATGCGCGGCGTCGTGGTGATCGGCGAGGGCGAGAAGGACGAGGCGCCCATGCTGTACAACGGCGAGGAGGTCGGCGACGGCACCGGTCCGGATGTCGATTTCGCGGTCGACCCGATCGACGGCACCACCCTGATGTCGAAGGGTTCACCGGGTGCCATCTCGGTGCTCGCGGTCTCCGAACGCGGCTCGATGTTCGACCCGTCGGCCGTCTTCTACATGGAGAAGATCGCGGTCGGTCCGGATGCCGCCGATGTCATCGATATCTCCGTACCGATCGGGGAGAACATCCGCAAGGTCGCCAAGGCCAAGAAGGCCTCGGTGTCCGATATCACCGTATGCATTCTGGACCGGCCCAGGCACGGCGCCCTGATCCAGCAGGTCCGCGACACCGGCGCCCGCATCCGTCTGATCTCCGACGGCGACGTGGCCGGCGCCATCGCCGCCGCCCGGCCCGATTCCGGCACCGATATCCTCGTCGGCATCGGCGGCACCCCCGAGGGCATCATCGCCGCGGCCGCCATGAAATGCATGGGCGGCGCGCTGCAGGGCAAGCTCGCCCCCACCGACGACGCCGAACGGCAGAAGGCGATCGACGCCGGACACGATCTGGACCGGGTGCTGCACACCGAGGATCTGGTGGCCGGGGAGAACGTCTTCTTCTGCGCCACCGGAGTCACCGACGGCGACCTGCTGCGCGGCGTCCGCTACTACGGCGGCGGCGCGTCCACCCAGTCCATCGTGATGCGGTCGAAGTCGGGCACCGTGCGCCTCATCGACGCCTACCACCGGCTCACCAAATTGCGTGAGTACTCGTCGGTCGACTTCCACGGCGACGAGCACGCCGCTCCGCCGCTGCCCTGATCCTGCCCCGCGTGCGGTCCGGGGCTTCGCGGCCCCGGACCGCACTCGGATTTGCTCCCGCCTCGACCACGACTCGACGCCGACCGCCGCGGACCAGCAAATTTCTGGCATATGGTCCTATCGTCGAACATTCCGGGTAATATCCGCGTGGCCACCGAACTGGCAGCGTCACGGATCTTGCGCTGGGTAGCCGTTGCGTTGCCGAATCAACAGCCGGAGTGATGAACCACCGCAACCTGTCCGTCCATCACACCGGCCTGTCGCGAGAGGATGGACATGCACCACTTCGCTCGACGTTCGGCCGGATTCACCATGGCACTCGCCGCCGCGGGCCTGCTCGTCGCCGGCTGCAGTGACGACGACAACTCGGTATCGGATACCGTCGGCTCCCTGACCTCGGCTGTGATGCCGGGCGAGGGCAGCGGCACGAACGGGCCGTCCGCGTCACCCGGGGCCGAGGGCTCGGCCACCGAGACGACAGGCCCCGAAGGCTCGGCCACCCCCGACAACGACCCCAATGCCGATGCCGGCGAAACCACCGTGCAGACGCCGGACGGTACCGACGTCACCGTCAAGGGCAGCATCTATCAGAAGTACACCGAGGCGGGTGGCCCGACCGGCACGCTCGGTATGCCCGAGGGCGAGGAAGAGGTCGCCGGTGACGGCGGCCGCTATCAGAACTTCGTCGGCGGCACCGTCTTCTTCAGCGAGGACACCGGCGCCCATATCGTCTGGGGCGATATCCGCGAAGCCTGGGAGGCCAACGGCGGCGCCGACGGCGAACTCGGCTTCCCGACCTCCGACGAGGAGACCACCCCCGAGGGCAAGGAGAGCCAGTTCGAGGGCGGCACCATCACCTGGAACTCTTCGGACCGCACCACCACCGTCACCCAGAACTGAGATTCGGCAGCCGAGGGGCGCCCGCTCCGGCGGGCGCCCCTCCGCTGTCCCGGGCGCCGCCGTCCGCGCTACCCGTGCCCAGACGACCTCTCGATCCCGGCGGGCCGGCGGTACCTCGACCCCCGCGAACCCTGCCGGCTGCGCCAAAAGCAATTGTGGGAGATCCCGGTCCGGACCAGCGCGATCACTCATATTCCCGAACACGACCCGGTGCCGCCCCACACTCCTGCCCGACCCGCTACCGTATTCGCGTGCAGAAACTGTTGACCGACCGCGACCTGCTGGAATCGCTCGCGGTGGAGGTGGAACTGACCATACGGCGCCATACCGAGATCGCCGATGAATGGCAGCCGCACGACTTCGTCCCGTGGGACGACGGCCGCAACTTCGCCTTCCTCGGCGGCGAGGACTGGGATCCCGCGCAGTCCGAACTCGGCGATACCGCCCGGCTGGCGCTCACCGTCAGTGTGCTGATCGCCGACAATCTGCCCTCGTACCACCGGGAGGTCGGCAAATACCTACGCACCGGCGCATGGTGGCGCTGGGTGGGCCGCTGGACCGCTGAGGAGGCGCGGCACTCGGTCCTGATCCGTAACTACCTGATGGTCACCCGCGCCTGCGACCCGGTGGAACTGGAGCGGCTGCGCATCAGCCATATGACCGATGGTTTCCGGCGTGAGCCCCTGCATCTGCTCGATCTGCTGGCCGCCTGCGCGTTCGAGGAGACCGCTGCCGCTGTCCGGCACCGCAACACCGCCGCCCTCGGAGAGAACCCGCTGGTCACGGCGATCGCCGAGCGGATCGCGAAGGATGACGAGATGCAGGCCGACGTCTTCGCCGACCTGATCGCCGCCGGTTTCGCCGAGGCTCCGGACCAGACCATGCGTGCCGTCGCCGACCAGGTCGCCGCCTTCCGGGTCCCGTCGCTCACCCTGCCCGACGGGCGCAGCAGCGACGAAATGCTGGCCGATGCCGGTATCTATCTCCCGGAGAAGCAGGACGAGCTGGTTTTCGCGCCGCTGCTGCGCCGGTGGGATGTGTTCGGTCGCACTGATCTCGGCGAATCCGGCGAAGCGGCGCGCGAAGAACTCGCCCGGTTCCGGTCCTGAGCGAGTTCCGCGGAAGCGATTCCGGTGCGGCTCGACCCGTGATCCACGGGTCGCGCCGCACCCCGGGGTCCACCCCGGCCGGTTCCGGAACTACCTCCCGCGCCGATAGGAATACCTTCGGGCTCAGTCGTTCTCGATATTCGTCATGGACAGCACGTCCAGGCGCCGATCGAGTTCGGCTTCGCTGAGTTCGTCGCCGATCAGCCCGCGGTCGATCACCGTCTGCCGGATGGTCTTCTGTTCGCGCAACGCCTGCTTGGCGACCGCCGCGGCCTCTTCGTAGCCGATCGCCGAATTCAGCGGGGTCACAATGGAAGGCGAGGATTCGGCCAGAGTGCGCAGGCGTTCGGTGTTCGCGATCAGTCCGTGAATGCACCGATCCGCGAAAAGCCGGGACACCGCCCCCAGCAACCGGATGGATTCGAGCACATTGCGTGCCATCACCGGGATATAGACGTTCAGTTCGAAATGTCCGCCCGCGCCCGCGAACGCGACCGCGGCGTCGTTCCCGATCACCTGCGCCGCCACCTGGGTAACCGCTTCCGGCAGTACCGGATTCACCTTCCCTGGCATGATGGAACTGCCCGGCTGCAGGTCGGGAAGTTGCAGTTCACCCAGCCCGGTCAGCGGTCCGGACCCCATCCACCGGATATCGTTGGCGATCTTGGTCAGGCTCACCGCGACCGTCCGCAGCGCCCCGGAGACCTCGACCAGCCCGTCCCGCGCCGCCTGCGCCTCGAAATGGTCCTCGGCCTCGGTCAGCGCATCGATCCCGCTGGCGCGCACCAACTCGGCCACCACCTTCGCCCCGAAATCGGCGGGCGCGTTCAAACCGGTGCCCACCGCGGTTCCGCCGATCGGCAGTTCGCCCAGCCGCGGCAGCGTGGCCAGCAGTCGATCCATCCCGGCCGCGACCTGCCGGGTGTAGCCACCGAACTCCTGTCCCAGCGTCACCGGCACCGCGTCCATCAGATGGGTGCGGCCCGATTTCACCACCGACCGCCATTCGTTCGATTTGTCCAGCAACGCGAGCCGCAGATGCTCCAACGCCGGCAGCAGATCCTTGATCACCGCTTCAGTGGCGGCGAGGTGGGTCGCAGTCGGGAAGGTGTCGTTCGACGACTGGGACATGTTCACGTGGTCGTTCGGATGCACCGTGACCCCGTTGCGCGCCGCGATCGACGCGATCACCTCGTTGGCGTTCATATTCGAACTGGTTCCCGAGCCGGTCTGGAACACATCGATCGGGAACTGGTCGTCGTGGCGGCCCTGCGCGATTTCCGCCGCGGCCGCGACGATCGCCGCCGCCCGGTCCTCGTCCAGCAGTCCGAGGTCCCGGTTGACGACCGCGCAAGCCCCCTTCAGCAGTCCCAGCGCCCGGATCTGCGCGCGCTCCAGCCCGCGCCCGCTGATCGGGAAGTTCTCCACCGCCCGCTGAGTCTGAGCCCGCCACAACGCGTCCACCGGTACACGAACCTCACCCATGGTGTCGTGCTCGATGCGATACTGCTTCTCCTCGCTCATGAACCCGACCCTATGCCGCGGTCCGGCGAAGTTGTCGTGCCACGCGTGAGTTCTGGATCACCGATACCGCCCACTCGGCACCACCCCGCCCCGCGAACACGTTTCCTGTGATATCTCGGCATGCCGGGTGCGACAGCGGTAGGTAGATTTCGCGATCGTGGTAAACGATAGTAGAACCAGTCCGGCCGTCGAGACCTCCGGCGATTCCGCCGAACGGATGCTCGCGCTGGTCGGGCATCGTCATCGGGCCGCCGATCACTATGTGGTCGGCCGGGAGAAGATCCGCGAATACGCCCGCGCAGTCCAGGACTATCACCCGGTGCACTGGTCCGAGGACGCCGGCGCCGAATTCGGCTACGGCGGCCTGATCGCCCCGCCGACGTTCTTCTCCGTGCCCGGTTTTCTCGCGCAATCGGAGATGTTCACGACCCTGCTCACCGATTACGACATGAGCCAGATCATGCAAACCGATCAGGTCCTGGAATTCCACCGGCCGATCCGGCCGATGGATCGGCTCGTCTTCGATATCTATCTGGAATCGTTCCGACGGGCCTTCGGCGGCGATCTGATGGGTTTCAAGATGGTGGTCTCCGACCACCACAGCGAGCCGGTTCTCACCGCCCGCACCAGCATCGTGGGCAGGTCCGGCGTGAGCACCGGCGACACCGAACTCGGCCGGCGCATCGTGATGCACAGCTTCCGCACTCCGGACCGGCCCCATCGTCCCGCGGCGGCGGCCGTCACGGGCCCGGCCACCGACCTCGCGGCGCCCACCCTGGCCCCTCCGAGCGGTTTCGCGCGACTGTTCGACACAGTCGCCGTGGGCGAAGAACTGCCCGCGCGCACGGTCCAGTTGACCGCCGGTGACCTGGTCAACTATGCCGGTGTCGCCGGTGACCCGAACCCGATCCACTGGAGCCGCGAGGCCGCGGGCTCGGTCGAACTCGAATCGCCGGTCGCCCACGGAATGCTGACCATGGGGATCGGCGCGGGATACGTCACCTCCTGGCTCGGTGATCCCGGCGCGGTGCGGGAATACGCGGTTCGCCTCACCAGCCCGGTCCACGTGCCTCCCGGCGAACCGGCCGTGATCGAGTACACGGGCAAGGTGAAAGCGCTGGATCCCGTGCAACGGACCGCGACGATCGCCCTCACCGCCCTGCACCGCGGCCGCAAGATCTTCGGCAGAGCCACCGCCCTGGTCCAGTTGAGCTGAGACCCTCGCGGGCCACGCGCGGAGAAGCGATCAACCGGTCGGCTTCTCCGCGCGGGGAGTCCGCCGTCAGACCCGTACCGGAGCGACGAGCCGCGCGATTTCGCCGCGCAGGTCACCGTGTGAGATGGGGTCGATATGGAAATCCTGGTACCGGTGCCGGTAGATGTAGCGACCGTCCTCGGCGATATCGAACCAGCTCAAGTAGCGGGGTTCCGCGGGCTGTTCGGCCCTTAGCCCGTGACGCGCCTCCAGAAAACCCGAACCCGCGCGCGGGGCTTTGAGAAGCCGCCGCATCCGGTCGGCCGGTTGCGGTTTGCCGCCGTTCCAGACCTCATAGGTATCGCGGAGCCGATCGATGCTCTCCACCAGAGGCGGACGCGTACCTTTGGGAAGTTCACCCAGAATCTGCAGGAAGATACTGGGGACGACCGCCGCCGAGCCGATCTGGACGACGATCTTCCCGTCGTAATCCGTTTCGGCACCCGGGAATTGAACGACAGTGACCCCCGCGTTTCCCGCGAATGCTCCGTAGGCGCGGATCCGGCGTCTACGGCTACCGGAGAGAGTCAGGGTCGATTCGGGATCGGCGGCGGCCGCCAGAGCGGCGGTGAGATCCGGGTCGCCGCCCCGGGGATACCGGGTCGCGATACCTGCCGTCAGCCGCTGATACTCGTCCTCCCAGCGCACCGACGACCGCAGCTCGAGTGGATAGGGATACCGATCTCGCCCGGTCTCCTGCCAGACGTGCATGAACTCGTCCGGAGTGAACTCCCACTTCACCGACGGTCACCACGGTCGTCGGCCGGCTGCGCGGCAGGCGCATCGGCACCCAGCACCCCGCCCAGCGCATCGACGGGTGCGCCGAACAGTTCCTCCTCGCGGTCCCGGATCAGATAGTCGGGAGTCTTGTGTTCGTCGTCGCCCTCCCCGCGTTTGCCGCCGCCGGGCGACATCATCCCGGGCATACCCGACATACCCCGGTTGGTACCCGCCGCGGTCGAGGCCGCCGCAGGAGACCCGGTGGAAGCATTGGGCGAGCCCGGGGTACCCGTCACCGTCTTGCCCGGCGTCTGGTTCTGCGGCGTACCGCTCGGCGAACCGGACGGTGTTCCCGACGGGACCGACGGTGAACCGGTTGTGGTGGTCGACGGCGTAGTCCGCTGCGGATCGCCGGTCGGAGTTCCAGTGGTGGTACCGCTCGGCTGCTGGGTAGTCGGGTTCTCGTTCGCCCCCGCGGCCGTGGTGTCCTGCGAATCGTCCGCCGCACCAGAAGTTTCGGCCGACTCCCCCTGCACCTCGTTCTCGCCGGGAGTCTCGCCGCCCGGAGTTTCGCTTCCAGGAGCGGAGGCCGTGGTGCTGCCACCGGGGTTGCTGGTGGAGGTACCACCGGGGACAGGCGAGGTCGACGGGTCGCCGGGCGCCTGCACCGGAACGAAAGTCGGCACACCGTCCCCGGCGGGCTGATAGGTGGGCTTGTAGGCCATGTTCATCACTTCGACGGCGGCCGAGCGCTGATCCTCTTTCATCCGGTCGAACGCCGCCGCGGCAGCCGGGTCGGTCGCGCCGACAACCGTCTCCGCGACCTTCGCCGGATCGATCACTGTGGTGCTGATCGCGGTGCTGGTCGGAGACTGGACCGGAGGCGCCGGGACGGACTTCTTCACAACTCCGGCAGCATAAGCGGCGGCATCGATCCGCAGCCCGACCGCCCGGATCACTTCCAGCACATCGGTCGACTGGTCGTAGAACGTCCGCGTGGCTTGGTTCGCGGCGTCGGCGAACTGCCCGTCCAAACCGTCCGAGAGCTCTCGCTGGACAGCCAGGTGGGCACCGAACAACGCTCCCCCGAGAGAATTCGCTATCGAGTCGTACACCTCGGCGATATCGTGCATCAAACCCGGACGCATGGCATCGACCTTCGAAAAGATCTCTT
This genomic window contains:
- the xseA gene encoding exodeoxyribonuclease VII large subunit, with the translated sequence MTGADPAPAAGRTDSGRPRQAPAAANSAEQPWPVRSVSMKVTQWIDRLGSIWVEGQLTQINLRPGTRTAFLVLRDPSADMSLSVTCDPALLRNAAVPLQEGSRVVVFGKLSFFPGRGTLSLRISEIRPVGVGELLARIERLKALLDAEGLFDPRIKRRVPFLPATIGLITGRGSAAEHDVLSVARARWPAVRFEVRNTAVQGPSAVPQILDALTELDRDPVVEVIVLARGGGSVEDLLPFSDETLCRAIVVATTPIVSAIGHEPDSPLSDLVADLRAATPTDAAKRIVPDAAAETAAVRDLRSRSAAALRGWVERESAALRQLRSRPVLADPLRDLGHRYDEVERLRAATRRSVESLVRTESVAAGHLRRQLTAVGPAATLARGYAVVQRVAGSERHVVRGIEDAPAGSQLRIRVGDGAISAAALGTTPLGEHGPRRTGETGSDDPERT
- a CDS encoding acyl-ACP desaturase → MQKLLTDRDLLESLAVEVELTIRRHTEIADEWQPHDFVPWDDGRNFAFLGGEDWDPAQSELGDTARLALTVSVLIADNLPSYHREVGKYLRTGAWWRWVGRWTAEEARHSVLIRNYLMVTRACDPVELERLRISHMTDGFRREPLHLLDLLAACAFEETAAAVRHRNTAALGENPLVTAIAERIAKDDEMQADVFADLIAAGFAEAPDQTMRAVADQVAAFRVPSLTLPDGRSSDEMLADAGIYLPEKQDELVFAPLLRRWDVFGRTDLGESGEAAREELARFRS
- a CDS encoding DUF6542 domain-containing protein, with the protein product MAASQRVNSRVPAPQRSLLPTVPGVPAYAAVIIAAACTFLGFLIDALGDVTDLTGTFSAFYILGCLAAVAAVRFRGLFTTMVLPPLLLFIAVPIAYRQLTGTSTASLKDILLNLAIPLVHRFPPMMLATVLVLIVAGIRIAQHRSESASRETAAARRATSWGRGERRAARGESKSRAENRRRRETAERPGRGQSKRPVGGEGKPARGGKPSRAETLAARSKSKAKAGPKRPEHPEPDYTHESIEEPPRRGGRGRPPAEPGARGAAPRTREMHQHRPARPAAPVPEEPVRATARRTEPARAPQTARVRDREPIPERRRPERR
- a CDS encoding DUF4245 domain-containing protein, whose translation is MPNQKPRIMNDYRDLVWSLIPLALIAVVFAGLTSQCSFSASGPTQGTIPSFDAPAALRSDAQNLSFPVREPALPRNWTANSGSRDTITERGGGTVSTIGYVTGAGTYMELDQSDATEDVLAGHIVGSRYATGTRDVAGQKWVVYAEPGSEPAWVADFGDSRVLIRGAGNTEAFETLAGAVVAARPLQSS
- a CDS encoding LGFP repeat-containing protein codes for the protein MHHFARRSAGFTMALAAAGLLVAGCSDDDNSVSDTVGSLTSAVMPGEGSGTNGPSASPGAEGSATETTGPEGSATPDNDPNADAGETTVQTPDGTDVTVKGSIYQKYTEAGGPTGTLGMPEGEEEVAGDGGRYQNFVGGTVFFSEDTGAHIVWGDIREAWEANGGADGELGFPTSDEETTPEGKESQFEGGTITWNSSDRTTTVTQN
- a CDS encoding 4-hydroxy-3-methylbut-2-enyl diphosphate reductase — encoded protein: MSSAIPLNVGITRSAGAATAVPEGKRVLLAEPRGYCAGVDRAVETVEKALEKHGAPIYVRKEIVHNRHVVETLRERGVIFVDTTDEVPEGQLVVFSAHGVSPAVHATAAERNLRTIDATCPLVTKVHQEAKRFARDDFDILLIGHEGHEEVEGTAGEAPEHVQLVDGPDAVDGVTVRDESKVIWLSQTTLSVDETMETVSRLRQKFPALQDPPSDDICYATQNRQVAVKAMAPECDLVIVVGSRNSSNSVRLVEVALGAGARASYLVDYAREVDPAWLEGVRTVGITSGASVPEILVRGVLDMLAEHGFGEVQPVTTANETLVFALPRELRAARH
- the glpX gene encoding class II fructose-bisphosphatase, giving the protein MTASSTAPSRREAPDRNLALELVRVTEAGAMAAGRWVGKGDKEGGDGAAVDAMRQLVSSVSMRGVVVIGEGEKDEAPMLYNGEEVGDGTGPDVDFAVDPIDGTTLMSKGSPGAISVLAVSERGSMFDPSAVFYMEKIAVGPDAADVIDISVPIGENIRKVAKAKKASVSDITVCILDRPRHGALIQQVRDTGARIRLISDGDVAGAIAAARPDSGTDILVGIGGTPEGIIAAAAMKCMGGALQGKLAPTDDAERQKAIDAGHDLDRVLHTEDLVAGENVFFCATGVTDGDLLRGVRYYGGGASTQSIVMRSKSGTVRLIDAYHRLTKLREYSSVDFHGDEHAAPPLP
- a CDS encoding exodeoxyribonuclease VII small subunit, which encodes MSDTSAEDLAEIAGFGYERARDELANVVKMLEQGGMDLDDALALWERGEALANRCEEHLAGARQRIEKVLSESEEAE
- a CDS encoding lipid droplet-associated protein — protein: MFRPPFLARVAAGAAVYVLEETRRLPSTAAKLPVTAVSQLLQTGMHVQQFVTSLAIKGDSVFDRIINRPEEQPEWASFDEDDDELPVRGPGAASAGRSSGFDRFESDPAEVEFALQETLAGLRAIQNGNTVPAHTVDTEATTGDTVTDARAGAPATDGPESAAVADPEPVAEPEPAADPEPALPEVGSRYDYPTMTLAQLRGRLRTLTVADLVALLDYEQRTRDRAAFVTMLTNRIATVRAQ